CTAGGATATTTACCCACTGAGTTTTTTTTAGAGAGATTATTTGATTCAGAGGATTGAACCATCCAAAATTTCTATAGATTTCTTTCATATAAGTACACAATTTCATAGGATTTATAGCAAGAAGTTAGACCTCTTGGGAAATTTCCTATGTGTCTATGACAAATTGACAGCTATGACATGTATAATTCTCATTACAGACCAAACATAGCTAGACTTCCTTCCGGGCTTCTTGCGCGAGGAGCACACTGATCTACTTCTCCCGGTCATCAAAGGCGGCGGCTGTGGGCAGCGAACCATGACGTACCCCTTTCTCGCGAAGGAAGGACGTCACTGGGCATCGAGGGTGTGGCGAAGAGAACGGCAATGGGAGGTCTCGGTTGCCTTCGCCGGCGCAAGTACTAGATCTAGGATGGTTCTGGGAGCGTCGCATGGGTGCTTCCCTGGAGCGGGTAATGCCCATAGCAGCATATCGGAGGTTGTGGGATGTTGTTGTCCCTGGTCCAGGTTGGAGGTCGAAGGTGCGCGTTACTCTCAGCCTGTGCGGAGTGTTGGTTGACCAAGGCTTTGCGACTACTATGGCAAGGTGATGTGGTGGCCGGTGGAGGCGGTGTGGGCCTACGCGTGGGAGATGATGCCCCCAATCCTTGGAGGTTTTGAGTTGGACGACGATACGGATGAACGTCCTACTCGGGCTGGCCGTGACGGCACACGTGGATGTCATTCCTCTCCTTGGAGGCATCATCGAGGTGTGTCACCATCTCCCTCACTCGTTTCGGAGTTGGTAGTTATCTCCAAGCGAAAGCCTAGATTCGGTGCATGACCAGCACGATGACGGCGTCCTCGACATCGTACCTCTGTTGGGAGCATCATGTTTGACATGGCTTGGAGGTCCTATGTTGCTCTCCTCCGGTGTTCGTCGTTCTCCAAGATTGAGCTTCAGCGGTGCAACGCATGTCGTCACTGGTGAACCCAAGATGGTGCCTGCCTCACGATGAATCAAATCCTGACATCGACCTACCACCTCCTTTTCGGCATTAGGGGTGGACGGTGCATCGACAAGGGAAGTTCAGTCGAAGGTGTTGTTCATCGTAGGTGACCGACGTCGGTCGAGACACGCCAATGTTTTTCGTGTAGGGCACACTCTTTTGCATTGTACTCCCTCTATTCCAAAATATAAGGCGCCTAAGATTGGTCAAAATCCAACATCCTAATAACTTTGACCAACAATTTAGGAAAAAATATTCAAACTAAAATATGAAATGAATACTTTGAGAAAATATACTTTATGCTGAGTCTATTGATATTGATTTAGTATTGTAGATGTTTATATTTTTTTGTAAAACTTGATCAAAGTTAGAAGATGTTGACTTTTGACTAACCTTAGGCGCCTTATATTTTAGGATGGGGGAGTAGTTGTTTTGTCTTGGATGGCTGTCTTTGGACTAGTCTGGTTTTGGAGTTTGTGCTATGTAGATACGGTACATCTTTGGCATATTTCTCGAAAAAAAGACAACTATCACATGTTTCAATCTCTATAAAATTTTCTGCATTTTTCGTGTGGTGACCAAACGACTTCTGCAACTATTCTTGCGTTTTTTATTCTTGTAGGATTTCACATGCATTTTTTTTTCTATATCTGTGATTTAAAATCATTTGAATCAAACATGCCATAACTTTTTGTGAAGGTAGTTGTACTTCTACATGTGTGCATACTGCATAGCTAGTAAATATTGCAAGGGTGAGTAACTGCATTACCTTTGTCAAAGCATTGCTCCTGCCAGGACCAAGCTAAGCACTTGGAAAAGCTCACAGCTAGAGAGCAAGGTCAATCTCGACGTGGGAGTACATCAAATACGTTTTCGCATTGCACATACAAATGCTATGCTATGCTATATGTACAGTACAATCATCAAATCTTGAGCTCTCTTCCCCCCACCGTCTGCTGGGCTGGGCCTTGGTGTCCCGTAGTTAAGCTTTGGAAGGGTCCCTCCCCGAAAAAAGGTCTCATTCCCTCCATAGAACTTTGACATGCCATCCTCGATCTGCTGTGCAAGTACACAGCATGACCAAAGTGCCCCCCTCATCGAGGCCTCAACTTAACCAACTCTCCCGGTACGCACACCTACCTCCACGCCATGGCTGCTCATTCGCATGCCGATACTAGGAGGGAATGTGACAGCCTGAGGTGACCTCAGTTCCCACCCGCGCGCCAGCTGCCCAGATGTTTCTCCACTCCCTCCTGCTGCAAAACATGGCCAAGAACCCACAGCAAGCTAGGTCGAAGTCGAaggacggcggcgcggcgagagCGAGGGACCTGTCGAAGAAGTCCCCGTGGTACCAGCGCGCGGTGGAGCTGCTGCTCCTCATCTGGAAGCAGCCCGCTGCCGCGGGGGCGCCGACGTCgaaggcggcggccgcggcgggcgTGTCAGCCTCTGCGACCGGGACCGGCAAGGCGGGAGCGGGGGCGGCGTCCGGGCCGGGCAGGCTGCGCAAGTCGTCGTCGCTGAACGTGGCGGCGTCGTTCACGCGCGTGTGCCTGTGCGCGCCCATCTCCTCCTACAACGAGCAGTCGCTCTACTTCCAGGCGGGCGACGCGGCCGCCCCGCGCCGGAGCTACAGCTACCCGCGCGCGTCGTCGGCGTCGGCGTCCGGGTCAGGGTTGGGCAACAACGCCAACCCGCTGGTGgccccgccgccgcgcgccgAGCCGCTGCAGAGGGGTGGCAGCGTGGAGCGGCGGCCGGTGTTCCGGGGCAAGTCGCTGACGGACGACGTGCTGATGCGGCGGCTGGTGGTGGACGAGGTGGCCTCGCGGCGGCGGAGCCAGATGGAGGTGATCCGGCGGCGGCACGCGGCGTCGTCCAAGCGCCGGCGCCTCGGCCCCAGCCCGCTGCGGAGGATGGCCCTACCGGAGTCGTCCGAGGAGGAGGAAGGCGAGGacgaggcggtggcggtggcggagaCGCCACGGACGGACAGAGCATTCCTCGATGAGTTGAGTAGCGTAGCGTAGCGTGAAGCTTCCTTCCTTCCTCTCACTCACTCTCTTGtcgttttcgttttcttctcactTGTGGTGTTAATCGATCGATGTCACGCATGAACAAATCTGGAGACGTTACAGGTGTTCCGGCTGCCTTGTCCTTTGCTGTGTTTGCCAGGCCCTCTTCTGATTCTGCATTTCCTTTTGCGTGCCATTCGCCCGACGCAACGGCTAGCAAGCAACGGCGGCGAGGGCGCCTCGGCTAAGCATTTAATCGGCCAATCGTGGTAAATGCGAGTACGTGTGATCGGCATCAAAGCATGAACCGACACGAACCATGCATACCGTTGGGTACTGCACACTGCAGAGGTACTATACCCGCACCCCAATTAAGCACCAATGTTCACAACAAGACAAGCCTGCCCGCCCGCCGAGGACTCACTCCAACGGATGATGTATTGCAGCCTAGCAGGAATTAAACATTACTACCAACAAAGTGGAATATCACTCTAACAGATGATGTATAGCAGGAATTACACATTATCAACAAGTGGAATATAGTAGGTTAGTTTTCGGTTTACAAAATGATGCAAAAATAGTGCACGATCACCACTTCaaacccttcttcttcttcttcttcttcttctacttcttcttctacatTTTAAACTTTGAGTTCAACAATTTAAACTTTATTTCAACGCTTCTACATAATCTATTTCGATAGTTCGATATGTTTAAACTCAACTTTAACGATGCATAGAACATGACATCGACTTCGACATTACATACATTGGCTCCGGCACTTCATATTTCGAGACACACTACCTAGACGTCGATAGCCACTGGAACTTGACTCGGACGAACACTAGTCCTTGACTTCGACACGATACGCACCATGTTTAGAGATCATCTCCCAGTCGTAGAGGCGCCAAGGTCATTCCAGAAGTCCGAGTCCAACTCATCACAGTTCGACGAGATGATGGAGGGTCCAGCCTCCTGCTCCACGGCTTTCTTCTTCATTGCGTATCCCTCATAGCGTAGTACTCCACCTCCAACTGCATAAGCTCCGGGTACTCACGGCTCTGACATTCCTCCCTATCTAGCTCGCAGGTGACCATCGGCACATCTGGCACGATGAACTCAGCGTACACCCGGCTCTCCACATCGGGGAAATTAAGCTCCGACCACGGCCACCCGAACCTCCATGCCACCGTATTGTACGTGCCAACGACACGCTACGACGATGTGGAGGTGCCAAGCAACCAACTCTGGCCGTCCACCGTAATCTCGGCAGCGCATTAACCAAATTGCCCCAGCCAAATGCCACGAAAACATGTCGAGCTCTTGGGGAGGCGACGCGGTGGTATCCCGATGCGGGTCATCGTAATTCGAACGCAATTCTCTGAGGGAACATGGACGAGCCCAACGACGGATCTAGTGATTATTTGGTGGGGCAGCGGTGAAATACGAGGAATCGATGGTGACGAGGCTGTGGGAAGAAGAAGCAGGTGGCGTTCGTCACGGTTGGGCTGCGCGGAAAGGGGGATTGGTTTTACAACCTCCAGATAGTTATATGTCACCTATTGTGTCGTTCAGGCGAGATCTTATTGGACCCTGATTGGCATCTTAGAATGAGCTACTTGTTCGGTTAGTTTCAGTCCAATTGATTTAGGGCTCTGATGAATTTCGTTGGGGCCTTACCAAGAACGGTGTTTTCTCGGTAAACTCAATGTATAAAGCACTAATTGAACCTGTTCAACCGGTCCTCAACAATAAGGCCATTTGGAAAACGAAGATACCAGTAAAAACTAAGGTttttttgcatggtatcttcgacGTGGTGTTATTCTTACTAATTATAACCTTGCTCGACGAAACTGGCATGGATGcaagaaatgtgttttctgtcacGAAGATGCGACGATAAAACACATTTTGTTCAAGTATCAGTTcgctaggtctatatggtcaacATTCAGATTGGTTCTACCATATATCGGCCAAGAAGCATTGCAAATATATTTGGCAATTGGCTCAACGTCGTGGATCCTAGGTTTAAAATATCTAGGTGGGAGCGATTGCATTCTTACGGTCGTTtttgctatgtagaaatgacaaggtttttagtGATAAAAATTCTTCTCTTATGCAGGCTATTTATCGATGTACGCTTTGCTTCGTTTATTATTCTCGCTGCAGCGTACGACGGATCGAGACCTTTTTAGGAAtgtgtctacacgattggaggATACGACGAAGGAGTTTATTACCTAACATGGGTGCATGCATAATCGTAGGATAGCGGCTACTATTTAGTTCACCTTCAAACGTTATGTTTAAATTGTGATTTTTCTCTAGTGCATTCTTTTTGTTATGGTTTTTTTTTATgttgtgtgcatcttagttatgcagaggctaGATGTAATACTTATCTTAAATAATAAACCGtcttttatcaaaaaaaaaatatcACCTATTAGAGCAGTTTTTTATAAGAGATGTAAAAGTTAGTTTTGACATCACCACCCCTGTTACACATCatatgttagagatgctcttagagcatcctAGCCACGTGCCCAAAATGGCTATTGGACGTGTTGGACAAAAATCCACACTCATACATGCGCCGTAAATAGGTTTTGCGTCCGGAGCAGTCCAATAGCGTGTCCGGCATTCCAAGGCGGTCCTTGACCCAATACCCATAGGTTGCGTTGTGGATGCATTGGACACAAGACGTTTTTGAAGCCACGTAGTAGAATACCGACTTGCCGATACCCGTCTCGCCTTCATGCAAGGCGGCGCACACCAACACAGGCGCGTGCACACTTTGCGAACCGTGAGCGCGCACGACGAACCGAGGAGATGGGTGCTTCGGTCGGGTGGGAAGAGCCGCGTATCGTGTTCTGGCCGGCCGGCCAAGTTGCTAACCACTGCTGTACTGTACACCGGAAAGGTTCGGCCGTCTCGATCCGTCAGACCGTCACCACACAGTCTACAGGTTATATGCTACTCCTATATGGTACGGTTTCGGCAGACGACGGCTAGAATATTGGCGTGCAGGCGGCCCTGCGGGAAAGCAAGAAGTGCATGGCATAATCTGAGCTAATCTACCTCCTCCTAAACTAAACTATAGGATTGTGGTACGAGTATGCGCGCATGATTGATGTTCGTTCCTCCTTCTTTTCGGCTGGAAAAGCAGACGAAGCTACGAGCATCGTCTCTCTCACTGAGCAGTGAATAGTGTGAATTCTGAACAGTGGTGGTATTAGCCTGTAGCACCACCAGCACGGGCCCACTTGCTTTGacatttttttttttggcaagGGTCTTTGACGTCTAGGACAACCACTTTTCTGGACTACACTAGACTAGAGCAGGCCGTGAATTAGTATTTTTTTTTGAGGGATCGCCTTGAATTAGTAGAGATAGTCTAGTGTTGGCCCCTGCTGGATAAATTCGCCCGTGGGCTTGATTTGAACCCGGGAATCGGGGCCTCCCTGCCGCCGGCGCCGCTACGGGCCAAGAGGATCTCTAACTTAGTCCGTAAACAGCTGGAAACCAAATAATAACAGGTAGTTTAGAGGTTCGGTTTGAAAAGCGGCGTAGATCAGTGACAAACTAGTTAAAACCGGAAAAAAAAATCGGACCGAGACTGAAACCCCAACTCGACCAGTATTTGTAGGGGTCGAACGAGCGAACCGAACGCAACCCGAACAAAACCCCTAGTTTGCACGCGACGGGAATTTCACCTCCTCACAACTGCTAGTGCCGCCGCCGATCTGCACGCCCTCACCGTCCTCTCCGCTGTCATCGCCCGATCTCGCCGGCATGAGTCTCGAAGCGACACCGCCGGCCGCCAGAGCTACTCGCAGGTCCCACCACCCTCTCCCGTGGCCGCTGGAGCTCCCGCCACCCTAACAACCCCCGCCACCTCCGCCGACGCCGTGAACCTGGTCGCGTCCACGAGCTTCCTCAAGCGGCGGCGCGTGGGAACGCAAGTGGTCCCACAAGTAGGTGTTGCGGCTACCGGTGTTGTCCTGACTGTCCTCGGCCGGGCCAAAGGGGTCGCCGCAGCCAAGGCGACCACGGAGCCGAAGACATACCGCGCCAAATCGAAGACCTCAGCGCCGAAGAGGAAGAAGTCGAAGACCACGACGAGCCGTGGCGGCCCGGTCCCGCTCCCGACCCCGCTCCCAGACCCGTCGCCGCTGGCGGGTGCCAACGCGGATgacgcctgatgacccacaagtatagggggtgtatcgtagtatcttcgataagtaagaatgtcgatcccaacgaggagcagaaggtgttgacaagcagtttcgatgaaggattcactgtaaatgctcacagacaagtattcagggggttttgatgtaacagataaataaagtacgagtaagtaaagtgcgagagtaataattgcagcgagtggcccaatcctttttagcacaaaggacaagccggtttgtttacttataataaccaaacgttctcgaggacacacgggattttagtctagtgctttcgcttcatacagctgattaatcttcattgttttgataagtgttgtgcgggtgaacctatgctaatgtaccacccttcctaggactaatacatacttgtgattataccccttgcaagcatccgcaactacaagaaagtaattaagataaatctaaccacagccttaaactctgagatcctgcgatccctcctgcatcgatataccaacgggggctcaggtttctatcactccggcaaccccgcaattggcaaacgagtacaagatgcattcccctaggcccataaaggtgaagtgtcgtgtagtcgacgttcacacgacaccactagaagaataacaccacaacttaaatatcataacattgaatattactcaaccatacttcactactaacatttagacttcacccatgtcctcaagaactaaacgaactactcacgagacatcatacggaacatgatcagaggtgatatgataatgaataacaatctgaacataaaccttggttcaacggtttcactcaatagcatcaataacaagtagaaatcaacaccgggagagtttcccctatcaaacaatcaagatcaaacccaaattgctacagcggtgacgaggtgcagcggtggagacggcggtgatgatgatgaagatgatggtgatggtgtggagatgatgtccagctcgatggcggtgacgatggcgtcgatttccccctccgggagggaatttccccggcggattcctgcccgccggagagctcttttctctctggtgttctccgccccgcagaggcggttgtggctctgttcgacgtacccctctggcttaggttttcgggacgaaggcgtacgcgaagaaaaggaggcgagagggggctgtgggccccctcctcacagggcggcgcggccagggcagggcccgcgccggcctgtgaggggggcccatggcggccctcctcagctccccttacggctcccttcgtcatctggaaaaataggagttttcgtgtaattcccgtcaattgttgatcttccgaaatattgcgttctgacgatgctttttccagcagaatcctggctccggtgcgcgatcctccaataatcatgaaacatgcaaaatagatgaaataacataagtattatctccaaatatgaaatatatcaatgaataacagcaaattatgatataaaatagtgatgcaaattggacgtatcaactccccccaagcttagacctcgcttgtccccaagcgaaactgaactcggtaaacaagaccacatgtttatggagtgaagagtcgataaatcaaatacggacaagaagcatcatgttcattcacacaagacattctagtaaacaacttcctcatatgactcaacttgaaacaagtataaggtaatcacaaataaaggtgcataagaaatcataattggtgatggcaaactttgttcttggtcagagaacagttaacagattatacttatctattgagcagcgctctcatattaaagcttatgtggctcatcttgcatactcaatcataatgatcattgataactttcaaagctatattcattcagataaaacttgtactaaacaaggaagaataaaagacatgatgaagcaaatcacaatataaaagtttgatcacaacaacttaaatgcttgcttgagatagagggaaataggtgtactgactcaacataaagtaaaagacaggccctttgcagagggaagcagggattaaatcatgtgctagagcttttcaagttttgaaatcatatagagagcataaaagtaaagttttggggggtgtttgttgttgtcaacgattggtagcgggtactctaacccccttgccagacaaactctcaaagagcggctcccataaagttttatttttggttgacactccttccaacctttgctttcacaaaccatggctaaccgaatcctcgggtgcctgccaacaatctcataccatgaaggagtgtctttttattttagttttattttagatgacactcctccccacctttgctttctcaagccatggctaaccgaatccttcgggtgccgtccaacaatcacataccatggaggagtgtctattttggttaattagtttgggactgggaatcccattgccagctctttttgcaaagttattggataagtggatgaagccactagtccattggtgaaagttgcccaacaagattgaaagataaacaccacatacttcctcatgagctatagaacattgacacaaataaggagtaataaagttttgaattgtttaaaggtagcacatgaagtatttacttggagtggcaggaaataccacataataggtagtcatagtggacacacatggcatgggttttggtttaaaggtttggatgcacgagaagcattccctctcagtacaggtctttggctagcaaggttaattagcaagcataagagttgagggaaacaaacgaatatacatgtgatagacataatcatgcatctttcttgcaagcacaaacaattttaacttcagaataataagctatgagctaacaagaaaggaagacaatgaaacaactatatgtatttctcttttctacttaaacctcaaggtgttgttgctattgaccaatgctaagtttgccaaaaccaaatagatttactcaatgctcccaaagtggtaccaatactaaaatcaagatcaatcatataatagaaattgcaaactaaaataaggtgtgcaatatgtaaatgataagacttctcattaatatttcataacgataactcaccccaagggatacatagacaaactaaaggagagatacttccacactgcaacccatcttatatgataacttccctactcatgatatgacactacttgacaataaaaagtaagaagatggtgatgatgtgataccgcggcactcccccaagcttggaacaaaccaaggggatgccaataccgatgatgaattaatccttcggtggtgatggtgaattcttgacaagcttctcaacaagctcctgaagctcatcaatcttgtacatgaggttgcggatcatctccgagttatgttcgacgcggttaagaagtatgtccgacggcgagtcccaactcttgcagttgtttccccactcttcagtttcaggcttcatccttcctgcagtgttagaacgatctatatcccaattgctaggcaatgctgccttgggagtcccttctgtaggataacgttgcatagaaaacaaaaattttcctacggcgaacacgcaatccaagccaagatgcaatctagaagacggtagcaacgagggggtatcgagtctcacccttgaagagattccaaagcctacaagatgaggctcttgttgctgcggtagacgatcacttgccgcttgaaaaagcgcgtagaagatcttgatcacgatcggttccggcgccacgaacgggcagcacctccgtactcggtcacacgttcggttgttgatgaagacgacgtccacctccccgttccagcgggcagcggaagtagtagctcctcttgaatccgacagcacgacggcgtggtgtcggtggcggtgtagaagtccggcggagcttcgctaagctatgcgggcaatatggaggagaggagcttggctagggtttgggaggggtggccggccactctatggggggcggccagcttgtggtcttggggttggccggccccctcccttggcccctcattatataggtggatcccaagtgttggtgtccaagtcttcgaataagacccgaaaccaaaaccttccataggagggggaaacctagcccaactaggactcccacccaaaggtgggattcccacctcccatgtgggggggtggccggccccctatggtggagtccacttgggactccaccccatctagggctggccggccatggaggtggagtcccttgtggactccaccttccttggtggtttcttccggacttttctaaaaccttctagaaccttccatagaaccttccgcgacattttatttcacataaaatgacatcctatatatgaatcttattctccggaccattccggaactcctcgtgatggccgggatctcatccgggactccgaacaaatattcgaactccattccataattcaagtgctaccatttcaacatccaactttaagtgtgtcaccctacggttcgagaactatgcggacatggttgagtactcactccgaccaataaccaatagcgggatctggagatccataatggctcccacatattcaacgatgactttagtgatcgaatgaaccatacacatatattaccaattccctttgtctcgcgatattttacttgtccgaggtttgatcttaggtatcactctataccttgttcaacctcgtctcctgacaagtactctttactaaataccgtggtatgtggtctcttatgaactcattcatatgcttgcaagacatttcgaCGAcagtccaccgagagggcccagagtatatctatccgtcatcgggatggacaaatcccactgttgatccatatgcctcaactcatactttccggatacttaatcccacctttatagccacccatttacgcagtggtgtttggtgtaatcaaagtaccttttcggtataagtgatttacatgatctcatggtcataaggactaggtaactatgtatcgaaagcttatagcaaataacttaatgacgagatcttatgctacgcttaattgggtgtgtccattatatcattcac
This region of Lolium perenne isolate Kyuss_39 chromosome 2, Kyuss_2.0, whole genome shotgun sequence genomic DNA includes:
- the LOC127335393 gene encoding uncharacterized protein, with product MFLHSLLLQNMAKNPQQARSKSKDGGAARARDLSKKSPWYQRAVELLLLIWKQPAAAGAPTSKAAAAAGVSASATGTGKAGAGAASGPGRLRKSSSLNVAASFTRVCLCAPISSYNEQSLYFQAGDAAAPRRSYSYPRASSASASGSGLGNNANPLVAPPPRAEPLQRGGSVERRPVFRGKSLTDDVLMRRLVVDEVASRRRSQMEVIRRRHAASSKRRRLGPSPLRRMALPESSEEEEGEDEAVAVAETPRTDRAFLDELSSVA